AACACAGAGGTTGGACTGCATTTAATTGCACACTGGTTGGGAGCTTTTTAATACAGGACTGGCCAGAGAGAGATCTTCAGGTTTTGGATCTTGGCTGGCAGTTAACTGAAAACCACTTCAGAATTTTGGGCACTCTTCTTAGAAATTACTGCGAGGGGAAGGGGGACAGCCATGTCAAAAATACAGTCAAATCTATCAGATACCACTACCGAGCAAGCAGTCCATATAAGACAATAGCAGACATAAGCAGTATACAGTCAATTACCCCGCTAAGGGCTGTTGCTGAGTGCCAGGATAAAACCCTTGACAATAGTATATTGGGCATAAATCACACACCCCCGACGGTAGCTTAAAGCTATAATGAACcggttaccaacgcaattagTACAGGACAAAGTCATGTAAATTGTATATCACGCTTTCAGacaataaacacaaatgtaaacataaaagaGCATCTGATAAAGCGTAGGCCTGACGTTGTCACTGGAGAAAACTAGCCATCTTCCATCGCttgtaaaacaatacaaaatagtaAGAAAGGATTGGCTGATTGCTCGAACTTACGTTCCGTGAagttaatttagaaaatgtgacTGACTCTCAACCCTACCGCAATGCATAGTAAGTTAACAGGTAACATCCGCCTCGTCTTAATTATACGACGACGGAGCTTCGCTTTGCAAAGCAACTGGAGTATTCTGACCTGTCCTCCCATCGACACTGGCCAAATGAATGTCATAtcagctaacaagctagctgtCCTTCGCTTTGTAGCTAGCCACGGTATTGTAGCTATTGTACTTCCATTACACCCGGTTAAAGAAGTCAACGTTCACATGGATATGTGTATAATATGCTTCGTTTGTCGGCATATTTTCAGTAACCAAACTGTCCAATTAACGTTAGCCAGCTAGTGTTTGCAATTTAATTGGCTGGCTAGCTAAAGTTAGCGGTTAATACAGTAGTTGCCTTGATTGCCAGATGGATTTGTAAACATCTCATCTTCCTCACATTATACACAAGATAATGGGAGGCACTTAGCAAGTCACCGTAATCAGCTAATGTTAATTTAACTAGTTTAAACAAGTGACtttaccaaaaaatattttaaaaagactagatcaaataaataatttcaaaaaacCTCACTCACCCGCATTCAGAGCACTGCAGCAGACATGTACAGCTCCTCACTTGCCAATGCTGGTCAGTCGGTCTTTTCCAGGAAGGAAGGAATGGAACACTAAAATAGAACAAACCAACCCTCCACCTGTGCGAACTATGGGGGTCATACTGCCACATCAAAAGTATTCGTTCAATATGTGGTTGCTTATTCACATACACTTGATATTTATTTAAGTTTCAATTTATGTCTAGAAAGTGCATGTGAGCATATATGTGAAAGTACATAGACGAAGGAAAAATATAGGCTAATTTAGGAGAGAGAAATGTTTCCCCCTGTAAACGAATGGAATCGCGCAACTTTCTCACGTTCGTCGGAGAACATGGTTAAGACCATAGGGTTGAGACAAAGTTCAGTGGCACCAGCAGCACTAACATGAaacttattttcaaaataaaagtatacacatacaaacgattaaATCGTTTTTGTAAGAgtagaaaaacaataaacataGATTGATATTCCAAGTAGacgtttaaaatgtttgttttactatGCTGTTAGCTACCTGACTACATTGTGATGTTATTGTAACACAGTAATAGTCTTATAAAAATCTTTGACTTTGACCATTTTAACAGGAAACAATATTGATGGTAGAACGTAAATAGACAGAGGAAGAATTTAATTCTGAGAATTCTGCTGGATTGGTGCGTCAATCTACGTATATCTagtttatattttatgtatccATGAACCTTTTATGTTATTGCAGGCGATTATAATTCCGTTTAACAAAATATACTTACTGGTTATTAGAACCGAAAACGTTGAGgaaaataatacatacatacattatgaCCTACACAGTTTAATAATGTTTGATTCCACCAGTAGGTGGTGATACATAGTTTAATTTAAAAGCAAAGCCATGGCGAGTTATACAAATCTTTGACCAATCCATTCACAAaatatatactgaacaaaaatctaaatgcaaCACGTATATTTTTGGTCATATTATTTATAAGCTGAGAAAGAATATAACGAAATATTCCATAACACAGAAAATATCCCTCAAATGTTGTGCACAAATTGgtttgttcagtgtacaaaaATGTCATATCATCCCTCATTTGTGGGTTCTAGATGAGCTGACATTTCAAAGATGTTCAGCTTGAtatgttttacttttatttaaaatcagAACAGCATATACTGCATGAATCTCTTTATTGTAATAAGTGtaaacataattgcaaatggCTTATGAATGGTCATGCAAAGCAAACCCTCAAATAAtttttgtgtttaaatgtgtataCCCTATGTATAtagtttgtcttgtttttgtacACTGCAATATAAGATTTTAAAACCATTATGCAATGTGTGAAATGACTCATTAACTTGTTACTAGTCAATTGCTTcaaatttacaaaacatatgcAGACTCTTCAACATGTACAGGGGAAAGGCTATAAACAAAGCAGGTTTGTTTAGTATGCGATTGCAGTTTCGCAAAAGAGCAAAAACTTACACTGGAAagtttaataatgtattcatcTCACAAGAATACAACATCTCATATAGGCCATAGTGAATAatggtgaataaaaaaatatgatggTACATACTAAAATGTTACTGCCTACCTATGCTAAAATCATTACACATACTTTGAGCTATGCCACATTTACAGTTTACATCATTCACTTCAATCGTAATTCTTTAaacaactgttaaaaatgtattccgGTGTTCAGCTAAGGCCCTGCATAAGAAGTCATTTGGTGCCATCTTCTTTCAATATTCAAAGTCAGCAACAGTGCTTCAATAGCAATCATACTGTGATGatacatatattatacatacacagtaccagtcaaaagtttgaacACATCCACTTGACTGTGTAAATACTCGGGTCGGCTCCAGACATATGCGACAGAAGCGgtcacttagggcccccaaccACTAGGGGTCCTccaactgctagggagcccccaaACGTAAGGGGAAGGggcccaaaataaaacatttctatgggcccccaaaaggctagagttGGCATTGTACATACTTgtactactgtatataaaacagCATTAAAACCCAATCTATTATCTGATTCCCCAGTCTTTATATATAATGCCCACTTTCCTGTGTTGCTGTAAGTGCCTCCTTGCCACCCTCTTGCAGTGGCATGTTCACGTACTCCTCCTCCCTGGAAAGAGGAGCCTCAGAATCAGCCTGTGAGGAACCTGTGGGGGTGCTGCTCGTAGGGGTGGAGCACAGCCCGTTTCCAATGTTCACAGGATAGTTAACGGTGATGTTGACATTAACCAGGGGGCTGGATGGCAGGGAGCTGTTTGATTGGCAGTTGCTGGGCTGGGGGGTGCTGACCAGGGTGCTGGGCTGTTGGAGGCTGGACTGGAGGGTGCTAGGCTGTTGGAGGCTGGACTGGAGGGTGCTAGGTTGTTGGAGGCTGGACTGGAGGGTGCTAGGCTGGGGGGTGTTGACCGGGGTGCCAGGCTGTTGGAAGGTGGACTGGAGGGTGCTAGGCTGGGGGGTGTTGACCGGGGTGCCAGGCTGTTGGAAGGTGGACTGGAGGGTGCTAGGTTGTTGGAGGCTGGACTGGAGGGTGCTAGGCTGGGGGGTGCTGACCAGGGTGCCAGGCTGTTGGAAGGTGGACTGGAGGGTGCTAGGCTGGGGGGTGTTGACCAGAGTGCCAGGCTGTTGGAAGGTGGACTGGAGGGTGCTAGGCTGGGGGGTGTTGACCAGAGTGCCAGGCTGTTGGAAGGTGGACTGGAGGGTGCTAGGCTGGGGGGTGTTGACCGGGGTGCCAGGCTGTTGGAAGGTGGACTGGAGGGTGCTAGGTTGTTGGAGGCTGGACTGGAGGGTGCTAGGCTGTTGGAGGGTGGACTGGAAGATGCTGGGCTGTTGAAGTGGAGACAGGGGGTCTACTGACAGGCCCTCCAGGCTGTTGAAGCACCCTGATCCCATTGTAGTGCCCTGCAGGGTCTCTGGCTGACTGGCCTCGTTGCTGCCTCCCAGAAGAAACGTCTTTTCCTGACAGATGGTTTTGATTGAACTGTTGCAAACAACTAATGGCCCATCACTATCAAactgagagagagcgagagagacagagagagaaataatttGTTCAAGTTCAAGGAATCAAAATGTTCTTGTTCTTAGATGTCAAAACATAACTCACTTTAATTACTGCCTTCTCAGAATTCTCTTCTGTAGCTCGTCTGAACTGGATGATGGCTATAAGAGAACAATAAACAATTCATGCCCAGATCTGCAATAAAATCTGGGTTTTTACAATCAAGATCTGATCCGTACAGCTTTACCTTTCTTGCAAAGGACCATGCCTAAGACCAGCAAGAAAAAACCTGTCATTACTCCAGCAACTGGTGGGGGGACAACAACATAGACATGTTAGTAGGGAGACTGAAGCAGAGGAACATTCAAAACAGGAGTGTGACTCATGGACCACATCTAGTAGCTCTCTGGATTTACCCATCCATGGGTCAAAGCCTGGTGATTTGCCTTCTGTCGAAGCGACGACCAGCCAGTCAGTGGATGCCAGCTTTGGGACTAGTTTGGTTGGTAGAGTAGACAGGCTCTGCAGACTTGGCTGGGTGTGCCCCCTACCAGACGGCAGCGTTGTCAACTGTGGCCGTGAAGGTGTGGTGGTTTTCGGTGATTCATTTATCTTCAGTCCACATATCACATTTGAGCTGGCATTACCGTAAGTCAGTATGGGCCTTCCCTGAGACTTGCAGCTGTGGAGACAGTGTCAGTCTAATTGTTACAAAAAacaagaactgtgtgtgtttgtgtgtctgagagagagatcCAGGTTTATGTGTAAAGGTGAGGTCCAAACGTACCCGCAAAGATAGTAAAACTTGACAAATCGGCCCTGAGAAGGTCCACAATACAATAGAAAgagaaatgtatgtgtttgtgtgggtctgCACGAATGTGATTGACTCACTCTGTGTAGGGCTGACATGCCTGGGTGTAGGAGTGTTGGTCTGAGAAGGTTCCGTTGGGGCAGGTTTCACATTTCACATCTGAATCTGCTGTCCCTGAAACACCACAAGACATCATCATGTAAATTCTCAGAGTCAATTGTAACATTCACCTTTTCACGATAATATAAGCTTTACTTGTTGGTTATGAAAATACAGTACACATGTTAA
This sequence is a window from Esox lucius isolate fEsoLuc1 chromosome 17, fEsoLuc1.pri, whole genome shotgun sequence. Protein-coding genes within it:
- the tnfrsf1b gene encoding tumor necrosis factor receptor superfamily member 1B isoform X2; its protein translation is MVQPYKNKVYTLPYRPDTGELCTNGTTEYYCKNVHMCCSLCSPGTRRKVECSSTSDTVCEPCHAGQYIANFNYTPNCFRCPKCSEDKGLQYVQRCTSSTKAICECKSGMYCILGKSPDCMECASYSYCKPGEGVSTKGTADSDVKCETCPNGTFSDQHSYTQACQPYTDCKSQGRPILTYGNASSNVICGLKINESPKTTTPSRPQLTTLPSGRGHTQPSLQSLSTLPTKLVPKLASTDWLVVASTEGKSPGFDPWMVAGVMTGFFLLVLGMVLCKKAIIQFRRATEENSEKAVIKFDSDGPLVVCNSSIKTICQEKTFLLGGSNEASQPETLQGTTMGSGCFNSLEGLSVDPLSPLQQPSIFQSTLQQPSTLQSSLQQPSTLQSTFQQPGTPVNTPQPSTLQSTFQQPGTLVNTPQPSTLQSTFQQPGTLVSTPQPSTLQSSLQQPSTLQSTFQQPGTPVNTPQPSTLQSTFQQPGTPVNTPQPSTLQSSLQQPSTLQSSLQQPSTLQSSLQQPSTLVSTPQPSNCQSNSSLPSSPLVNVNITVNYPVNIGNGLCSTPTSSTPTGSSQADSEAPLSREEEYVNMPLQEGGKEALTATQESGHYI
- the tnfrsf1b gene encoding tumor necrosis factor receptor superfamily member 1B isoform X1, with the protein product MVQPYKNKVYTLPYRPDTGELCTNGTTEYYCKNVHMCCSLCSPGTRRKVECSSTSDTVCEPCHAGQYIANFNYTPNCFRCPKCSEDKGLQYVQRCTSSTKAICECKSGMYCILGKSPDCMECASYSYCKPGEGVSTKGTADSDVKCETCPNGTFSDQHSYTQACQPYTDCKSQGRPILTYGNASSNVICGLKINESPKTTTPSRPQLTTLPSGRGHTQPSLQSLSTLPTKLVPKLASTDWLVVASTEGKSPGFDPWMVAGVMTGFFLLVLGMVLCKKAIIQFRRATEENSEKAVIKFDSDGPLVVCNSSIKTICQEKTFLLGGSNEASQPETLQGTTMGSGCFNSLEGLSVDPLSPLQQPSIFQSTLQQPSTLQSSLQQPSTLQSTFQQPGTPVNTPQPSTLQSTFQQPGTLVNTPQPSTLQSTFQQPGTLVNTPQPSTLQSTFQQPGTLVSTPQPSTLQSSLQQPSTLQSTFQQPGTPVNTPQPSTLQSTFQQPGTPVNTPQPSTLQSSLQQPSTLQSSLQQPSTLQSSLQQPSTLVSTPQPSNCQSNSSLPSSPLVNVNITVNYPVNIGNGLCSTPTSSTPTGSSQADSEAPLSREEEYVNMPLQEGGKEALTATQESGHYI
- the tnfrsf1b gene encoding tumor necrosis factor receptor superfamily member 1B isoform X3 yields the protein MCSPGTRRKVECSSTSDTVCEPCHAGQYIANFNYTPNCFRCPKCSEDKGLQYVQRCTSSTKAICECKSGMYCILGKSPDCMECASYSYCKPGEGVSTKGTADSDVKCETCPNGTFSDQHSYTQACQPYTDCKSQGRPILTYGNASSNVICGLKINESPKTTTPSRPQLTTLPSGRGHTQPSLQSLSTLPTKLVPKLASTDWLVVASTEGKSPGFDPWMVAGVMTGFFLLVLGMVLCKKAIIQFRRATEENSEKAVIKFDSDGPLVVCNSSIKTICQEKTFLLGGSNEASQPETLQGTTMGSGCFNSLEGLSVDPLSPLQQPSIFQSTLQQPSTLQSSLQQPSTLQSTFQQPGTPVNTPQPSTLQSTFQQPGTLVNTPQPSTLQSTFQQPGTLVNTPQPSTLQSTFQQPGTLVSTPQPSTLQSSLQQPSTLQSTFQQPGTPVNTPQPSTLQSTFQQPGTPVNTPQPSTLQSSLQQPSTLQSSLQQPSTLQSSLQQPSTLVSTPQPSNCQSNSSLPSSPLVNVNITVNYPVNIGNGLCSTPTSSTPTGSSQADSEAPLSREEEYVNMPLQEGGKEALTATQESGHYI